One genomic segment of Desulfovibrio sp. UCD-KL4C includes these proteins:
- a CDS encoding TolC family protein produces MSKIFKCTALLIIAVLILLPSIGRAQNSSSNSMAEYKTKHGEIKDLTEYLIEAARNNDDLYAAFYSWKAALQRETSVSSLPDPRFSFAWFIQPVETRTGPQEFKYGLSQTLPWFGKLNLKGEQALRDADIKKAKFDALKLKIFYKVKTNYYDYAYLAQAIRITRENIELMKYLESVASSKYATSSGKYDGLIKTQVELGKLEDRLRSLEERKRPTVAKLLAAMNRPDGQSLPLPAFIPIMKIEADPQQLKKDFKEANPSLMALTHKINKEKLSVELAEKDYFPDFSFGVEYIQTGKSRSPNVTNENKDPVVAGMSINLPIWFDKQEAQLVEAQQKVKSASRERTGLERNLSADLELEIYRYEDAIRKVNLYRNSLTPKAEQSLAVSIEGFQSGTASSADLIDAERTLIEFQLVYYQSLAEQAKRVAAIEYLVGHEIPCTIHGSMLPHTAISPPVK; encoded by the coding sequence GTGTCTAAAATTTTTAAATGTACCGCACTCTTAATCATAGCAGTGCTTATCCTATTGCCAAGTATAGGACGTGCCCAGAACAGCTCAAGTAACAGCATGGCTGAGTACAAAACCAAACACGGTGAAATAAAAGATCTTACAGAATATCTGATTGAAGCTGCACGCAATAATGACGACCTCTACGCGGCATTCTACAGCTGGAAAGCCGCCTTACAACGCGAAACAAGTGTTTCAAGCCTACCGGACCCTAGATTCAGTTTTGCATGGTTTATTCAGCCGGTGGAGACCCGGACTGGACCACAGGAATTTAAATATGGATTAAGTCAGACTCTTCCATGGTTCGGCAAACTGAATCTTAAAGGTGAACAGGCCTTGCGTGATGCAGATATTAAAAAAGCAAAATTTGATGCCCTTAAACTCAAGATATTCTACAAAGTTAAAACTAATTACTACGACTACGCCTACCTTGCACAGGCAATCCGCATCACTCGTGAAAATATTGAGCTTATGAAATATCTCGAATCCGTTGCCAGCTCCAAATACGCCACCAGCTCGGGTAAGTATGACGGACTCATAAAAACCCAAGTAGAACTCGGTAAACTTGAGGATAGACTCCGCTCTCTGGAAGAACGCAAAAGACCTACAGTTGCGAAATTGCTTGCCGCCATGAACAGGCCGGATGGACAATCTTTACCCCTGCCTGCTTTTATCCCGATCATGAAGATAGAAGCCGACCCACAGCAGCTTAAAAAAGATTTCAAGGAAGCCAATCCTAGTCTGATGGCTCTTACCCATAAAATTAATAAAGAAAAACTTTCTGTAGAACTGGCTGAAAAAGACTACTTTCCTGACTTTTCCTTCGGAGTTGAATATATCCAAACAGGTAAATCCAGATCTCCCAATGTTACCAACGAAAATAAAGATCCTGTTGTTGCCGGGATGTCTATAAACCTTCCTATCTGGTTCGATAAACAAGAAGCTCAGCTTGTTGAGGCTCAGCAGAAAGTTAAGTCAGCCAGCCGCGAAAGAACAGGGCTTGAACGCAATCTATCTGCCGACCTTGAGCTGGAAATCTATCGTTACGAAGATGCTATCCGCAAAGTGAACCTTTACAGGAACTCACTTACGCCCAAAGCAGAACAGTCACTTGCTGTTTCCATTGAAGGTTTTCAATCCGGAACAGCTTCATCCGCCGACCTGATTGATGCAGAAAGAACCCTTATCGAATTTCAACTTGTCTATTATCAATCGCTGGCAGAACAGGCCAAAAGAGTTGCCGCCATTGAATACCTAGTCGGTCATGAAATACCATGCACAATTCATGGCTCTATGCTGCCCCATACAGCGATATCCCCACCTGTAAAATAA